The Henckelia pumila isolate YLH828 chromosome 2, ASM3356847v2, whole genome shotgun sequence genome includes a window with the following:
- the LOC140877930 gene encoding uncharacterized protein, whose translation MEIPYSSTTQRPPTLDGSNYAIWKVRMRVYIKSIDEKAWQRVLQGWSPPRRTDGEGDFLLKPETDWNAEETKTSNMNNKALNAIFTSLDSNMFVPVTNCHCAKQAWKKLQMHCEGSESMRRTKRRILTTQFENLRMEENETIDEYERRLRKIENEAIDLGDAISNERILSKVLRSLPKRFQMKICAIDESKDT comes from the coding sequence ATGGAAATACCATATTCCAGCACTACTCAACGACCACCAACCTTGGATGGATCCAATTATGCTATTTGGAAAGTTAGGATGCGAGTCTACATCAAATCCATTGATGAAAAAGCTTGGCAACGAGTGCTACAAGGCTGGAGTCCACCCCGAAGAACTGATGGAGAAGGAGATTTTCTACTCAAACCAGAAACAGATTGGAATGCTGAAGAAACAAAAACTTCAAACATGAATAACAAAGCCCTTAATGCTATATTTACTTCTCTTGATTCTAACATGTTTGTACCGGTGACTAACTGTCATTGTGCTAAACAGGCTTGGAAAAAACTTCAAATGCATTGTGAAGGATCTGAAAGTATGCGCCGAACCAAAAGAAGGATTCTCACTACTCAGTTTGAAAATTTGAGAATGGAGGAAAATGAGACAATTGATGAATATGAACGCCGCTTGAGGAAGATTGAAAATGAGGCAATTGATCTAGGAGATGCTATATCAAATGAACGCATTTTAAGCAAAGTGTTGCGATCACTGCCCAAAAGATTTCAAATGAAGATATGTGCTATTGATGAATCTAAGGATACATAA